The Acinonyx jubatus isolate Ajub_Pintada_27869175 chromosome B3, VMU_Ajub_asm_v1.0, whole genome shotgun sequence genomic interval CTGAGCTGACACTTCTGCTTTGCATTATCTTCCAGATAAAAGATGAGGGAAGGCAGTGGGTCTCATATCACTTCAGAggacataaaatatttgtaagtaatGGGTATTGATTTTCATTAAGTATTATAAAGATTTAAGAACTCctttggggcctgggtggctcagtgggttaagtgtccaacttcggctcaggtcatgatctcgcggtttgagttctagccccatattgggctttgtgctgacagttcagagccttgagcctgctttaggctctgtgtctccctctctctctgtgactcatctctctctctctccctccctctctctctctctctctctcaaaataaataaacattacaaaaaaagactTAAGAACTCCTCTATCTGCAGTGAAAGGAAAGATCAACATGTGGTCACAGGTAGAACCCACAGTGACCccgaggcagggagagaaggacttAGAACAGTGAGGCAGGAACAGAGGGATTCTCAAAGACCAAGAAGTCTGCTCCTGAattgagaaaggaagggagagaactcACAACACTCCCAAGTTTTATTACAGataagaatttgaaagaaaatctgCTTCTGTCtggatgtttttttcttccctctttaacAACCGTTCGTTCATTTAAGATCCACCCTCAAAATATTGAAGACTGCTTCTCGAGGGCTCCTTATACTTTCCttaaataaatctaaccaaaagtGAAAGGAATGTTTCTCATTCAAATAAAACCACCCCAAAACATACTTTCCTTCCACTCTTGTTCTTACCATGTTTCTTTGCCCCGTTCACATGCAGTCTCACCCACCATTGTCAGTTCCACTGGGTAAGTAAAACTATGGCCACAGAAAAGAGTGTGGGAGCACTATGTACTTTagttaaattatagaaaatttaggTTGTCTAGTTCTGGGCTAAAGCATCCTATCCTTCCTTACAATCACTGAGTTTCCAGCCCAAAGCCTCCTTCAATGAGCCCACAATCTTGGATTTATGGTTTATAGCTTTCCCAATTTCAGCTCACCAGTCTGTTTGTATGCCATGTTTGCTCTCTGAAGGAACACAATAATCTTCTCATACTTGGTCACCCTTTGGTATTTAATGGAAACTGCTGTCCTCAAGATACCTGCTCACTATCTTAGCTAACATACCTGAAGTCAACTATATAGAAAGACtatgagaaatatatacataatctTTTCTTATGGTATATGGCCTCAGTTCCTAACACAGCTTTCCTGAGGTTAACCTTCCATATTCACAAGTGTAAATTTGAATAACCAAGTTGCACGTGAATAAACTGAATcaaaaacaataaggaaacagcTAATATATACATAGCTGACAGCCATGTAGAAAAAATAAGTTGGGTTTTAGAATCAACATACTCAGAGGGAAATGAAACTCAATGCTACATTTAGAAATGTGGAAGTGCTTGTCTgtctcgtttgtttgtttgtttgtttgtttgtttgttttaaggctCTAGAACTAGAGATTTTTGAAAgaagagtagaatttaatgaaataatgaacaTTAAGTGACtgccacaataaatatttaatacatgacAGTGGTTGGCATTATACTTACTATTTTAGGAGTCAATGTGTTTTAAAGAAAGTGTCCAAAAGTGTGTTCGTGTCATTAAAGGTTCCCAGAATTAGGACACAGGGCAGGTCAAAGATGAATGAAGGATATAAGATAGTGATTTCCAGCTTTGGTGAGTAGCTTTATTAAAGTCCTTCTTTATTATAAACAAGAATCTGGTTCAAAGGAGGGAAAATTATAATACATGCACAATATATTTTTACAGCCATCTGAGATAAATAGGGTCCATGATAACAAGGTTTATGGGAAAACGTCTGAACTGAATGTCCAAACGCCTAAGTTTTAGACCTGTTTCCTCCACCAAAAGCGAACATGACCTTGGATTAGTCTAACCTCTCTGGTTTCAGTTTCTGTGATAAGAAGAATTAAGCTTGATAATCTCTGAGGTCTCTTCTGCCACTAACACTCTACACTGGTATATTTCTCTCACAGTTTTAGAGTTAAatatatgcttttgtttcttttttattgtttttttatatagGATAATTCATCACTATGCAGCAAAAAGATGATGAAGCATCTGAGCTAAGAGACAGGTGTTCCTCTATTTGCCtctatctatttttctatttgagaaCCAGAATCTCCTAATAAAGGAGTGAAGCCAACTAGGGTACTTTTGGCATCAAATTAGCCGTTGCTCAGCAAGTAGAAGTTAAATACAGGTATAAGAAGCTAAtaggtatgttaactaactgggattaaaattaaaactttttttaaaagaagctaatAAGTACTCGCTAAAATGGAATTTGTGGCACTGTCTTCAGCACCCTGCTTTAGTCAACAGAGCTATTCCGGACAGATCTCCTGACAACACCATGTTACTGACAACAAAGTAAGTAAGATGCTCTTTTTTTACTGACCTGGTTCAATTTCAGGTTATAtttaaactttgatttttcttaacattttccaaaatgctatacaaaattttcttttcaacaggaataaatattcttttcaacaaaaatatgaatatattatagaACGATACATCAAAAAAGAATTGATTTAAGTGcaaacagagaaaacaatttgGATTCTATGGGCCAATGAAATTTATACTCTGAAAATGGAGATTGATAGAGTAGGGGCTGTGGGAGCATACAAGTTTCTCCCAGAACCCTGATTTCACTGGGTGAAGCCAGATCCTGGGAAATGAGTTACTGACTTAAGAACCATACAGAGCCTGTTCATGAAAGTGCATTAAAGGAGTATATAAGagtcagaagaaataaaaataacttttaaagagaGGGCAAATGACTCATATAATGCTTATTGCTCATTCCCTTCACAGATTAGAATGAGTATGTCAGAAGCCAACAATATCTCTGGGTCTGTGAGTGAGTTCATCCTCCTGGGCTTCCCATGCCGCAGGGAGATCCAGATCCTCCTCTTTGTCATCTTCTCCCTCATCTACCTTCTGACTCTCATGGGGAACACATCCATCATCTGTGCCGTGTGGTCAAGCCGGAAACTCCACACACCCATGTACATCCTCCTGGCCAACTTCTCCTTCCTGGAGATCTGCTATGTCAGTTCTGATGTGCCCAAAATGTTGGCCAACATCATCTCCCAGACTAAGAGTATCTCCTATGCTGGCTGCCTGCTTcagttctactttttcttttctatgtgtgCTGCTGAAGGCTACTTTCTGTCTGCAATGTCCTTTGATCGGTTCCTTGCTATCTGTCGACCTCTACGTTACCCCACCATCATGACTTACCATCTATGTGCCCGATTAGTGGTTTTCTGCTGGGTAGGTGGCTTTCTATCCATACTCATGCCTGCAGTTCTCATGTCCCAGGTGCCCTTCTGTGGCCCTAACATCATTGACCATTTTTTCTGTGACCTGGGACCATTGCTAGCCCTGTCCTGTGCTCCAGTTCCCAAAACTACTCTAACTTGTGCTACTGTAAGTTCTCTTATCATCTTTATCACCTTCCTCTACATTCTAGGGTCCTATAGCTTAGTTTTGCGTGCTGTACTTCGGGTCCCAGCTGGCTCAGGTAGGAACAAAGCCTTTTCTACATGTGCCTCACATTTCTTGGTGGTTTCCCTGTTCTATGGATCAGTCATGGTGATGTATGTGAGTCCAGGTTCCAGGAGCCATCCTGGAACACAGAAATTTGTGACCCTGTTTTACTGCATGGCAACCCCATTCTTTAATCCTTTGATTTACAGTCTTCGGAACAAAGATATGAAAGATGCACTCAAGAAAGTCCTGGGAGCACCATcaaaagaaattactaaaaataaggAGACATGATATAAATTTTCGTATAATTCTCTCAGAAACATAGAATTTCTCTCACTGGGAGAAAAACTATCTTCTGGGCATGTCTGAGTGTTCAATTCCTTACTCCCATGACAATGTGACTCGTTATACACAAAGAATTCTCATCCTGTCTCAAAAGCAAATATCCACAGTCTTAAAGGTCTATTGTGGAAAATTCTGTACAATTTTCATGCATCAATGTATCATTCTCTGTTTTGTCACTTTTTGAAGACCTAAAACAAATCTAATCAAGTTGAGAAGTACAAAGCTAACGCTTATGCTTCCTACTTGTATCTTGGCGTTTATCctagaaacaaaacatttttgtgtttcaaatgtatcactatttttctcctttccaattACAGGTTTTTCTATAATGAAATGTAGCATCTACTCACTGCACTAACAAAAATTCAATTGCTTTATTTATATAAGATCAATAACCCAGTATCTGTCAATGAAATCtgtttttcatctgtgttttctttcatctgtgttggTAAAGTGTCCAGTTTACATAGCAAATGGAAACAGGAAATGATATGGTTGCTTCTTATTGAAACTTCTTAGTCCAGTTTTGAAGACAATGCACAAAAGGATACATTCACGTATGCCAAATCATTAAGTATTCCTTACCCAAACCTGGGTTTCAGCACCTTCTAAGCTTTTAGTTGAAGAACATGTACTGTTACAGAAAATAGGCATGAGAAACCAGGGAATAAATTCTGTCAGCCAAAATATAAGATACTGTCAGGCAACTGGCACTTAATATTAAACTTTTGACCTGGCCTGATCATCTTCCCATCCTTggaaatgttcatattttaaacTATGGCACAAAATTCCCTTTTTCTGGGG includes:
- the LOC106969838 gene encoding olfactory receptor 11G2-like, with product MSMSEANNISGSVSEFILLGFPCRREIQILLFVIFSLIYLLTLMGNTSIICAVWSSRKLHTPMYILLANFSFLEICYVSSDVPKMLANIISQTKSISYAGCLLQFYFFFSMCAAEGYFLSAMSFDRFLAICRPLRYPTIMTYHLCARLVVFCWVGGFLSILMPAVLMSQVPFCGPNIIDHFFCDLGPLLALSCAPVPKTTLTCATVSSLIIFITFLYILGSYSLVLRAVLRVPAGSGRNKAFSTCASHFLVVSLFYGSVMVMYVSPGSRSHPGTQKFVTLFYCMATPFFNPLIYSLRNKDMKDALKKVLGAPSKEITKNKET